The nucleotide sequence CTATGATTATGACCGTGGCCGCCGGTACGGTTTTTTTAATGTGGCTGGGCGAATTAATGACCGAGAAGAAAGTCGGCAACGGGATTTCCTTGTTGATTTTTGCCGGCATCGTTTCTGGGCTGCTGCAAACCGCCCAGCAGGTAATAGTTACCTTTGACCCGTCAAAGCTCTATGTGATTTTAGGCTTTTTAGCTATCGCCATTATTACCGTAGTCGGCGTGGTAGTAGTTAATGAGGGCCAGCGCAATGTGCCGGTGCAATATGCCAGGCAGATTAGGGGCAACCGCATGTTCGGCGGCACTTCAACGCATTTGCCGCTTCGCGTTAATATGGCCGGCGTCATCCCGATTATTTTTGCCATTTCCGTAGTAATTTTTCCGCCCATGATTGCCCAATTTTTTATACACGCGCGTACGGCTTTTATCGCTAGCGCCGCCCAGTGGACTATCGGTTTTTTTCAAAATCAATTAGTCTACGCGATTTTATATTTTTTGTTGGTTTTTGCTTTTACTTATTTTTATACCGAGGTTATTTTTCATCCGACCCAGATTGCGGAAAATCTGCAGAAGCAAGGCGGTTTTATCCCGGGGATTAGGCCGGGGCGCCATACTAGCGAATATTTAGCCAATACTACGCATAAAATTATATTTGTCGGCGCTTTATTTTTAGGCATTATTGCCATCTTGCCTTTGATTTTAAGATATTTTACCGGCATCCAATCTTTAACTATCGGCGGCACATCTCTCTTAATCGTGGTCTCGGTGGTTATTGAAACCGTTAAACAGATTGAATCGCAGTTGACTATGCGGGAGTATGAAGGGATGTAGATAAAAAATAAATATTTTACCTGATTTGGTCAGATTATTTTTCCTGCTTAGACGAAATTTGATCTCCCTGCGGTCGCTACAATTTCGTATGCGCGATAAAAATAATCTGACCAAATCAGGTTTTCTGATAATATTAGAAAATCCCATGCTAATGGGGTTTTTTGTTTGGTTAAATTGTGATATAATAAGGCTATAATAAGTTTAATTTTAAATATATGGCTCAAAGACTCGGGCTTTATGATCTTAATAAAAAATTATCGGCTTATAAATTAGCTAGATCAGTTGGAGGCTTAAATTTTAAGCCAAGTAAAGGCTCTGGCGATGCTCTCCGAGGCATACAGAGAGGAGCAAATTTAAAAAAAACTTTAATCAATATCGCAAAGGGAAAATCGGCCTATACATTTGAAAGAGAATTAAAATTAAAATATGGTATCGCTGGTTCGCAGGCTTATAAGAGACAAGGAATAATGAAATTAATCCAAGGCAGTAAAAAAAGCGGTTTGACTCCCGAACAAATAAAAAGAAATTTAAATTATAGCCAGCAAAAAGACAAGTTGACTGAAGAGGAAACTGAAACACATTATGCCAGTAATGTGATTACTACCAAGTCTATCGGCGTTTCTAATGTGCAAAAAAAAGAAAAAGACATGGGCATGGGCAGAATGACCAGACCGGTCGGATATGCCGGCGGACAGACTAATAAGCCCACCATAGGCATAAATTCTAAATCTTAAGTATGTCTAAAAAAATTATTATTTTTTTCGGCCCGCCCGGATCGGGTAAAGGCACGCAGGCGGAAATGCTCGCGAAAATTACCGATTGGAAAAAAATTTCCACCGGTGATTTATTCCGCGCTGAAATCGCGGCCGGAACTAAATTAGGTAAATTGGCGGATAAATATATTAAGGCCGGGAAATTAGCGCCGGACAAAGTAACTATAAAATTAGTTGAGCAGGGCTTAAAGCAAAAAGCTTCCGGTTTTATTTTTGACGGTTTTCCCAGAAATCGGCGGCAATTAAAGGATTTATTGGTCGTCTTTAAAAAGGCGCTTAAGAAAAACGATCAAGTTTACGCTATTGAAGTGGCGGTTGGCGATAAAGAAGTTAGAGAACGCTTAAGCCAGCGCCGCTTGTGCGCTTGCGGGAAAGTTTATCATCTGGTTTATAATCCGCCGATTAACGCCGGAGTTTGCGATATCTGCGGCGGCAAGCTTTTTATCAGAAATGACGATAAGCCGAAAGTTATTGCCGGCAGGCTAAAACTTTATCATAACGAGAGCGAACCAGCGCTTGACTATTGGCAAAAACAAGGTAAACTTATAAAAATTGACGGCGAGCAGGCGATTAAAAAAATACATGAAGAAATAGCGGGGAAATTAAAAGAATTGAAGTTGCTATGATTACCATTAAAAAAGACAATGAAATAGAATTATTACGCCAAGGTGGAAAAATTTTAGGGCAGATATTAAAGCAACTAATGGCTGAAGTAAGGCCGGGCGTAAGCACAGGCCATTTAGAGCAAATGGCTGATTTTTTAATTAAAAAAGCCGGCGGCCGGCCCTCTTTCAAAGGTTTTAAATCCGATAAAGACGATAAGCCTTATCCTACTGTTTTATGCGCCTGCATTAACAATGAAGTCGTGCATGCGCCGTCTTTGCCGCCCAAAGAGTTAAAATCAGGCGATATTATTAATATTGATATAGGCATGGAATTTCCTTTTTATCCTAAAGTTTTATCCGGCAAAGCTGTAAAAAAAGGCTATTATACGGACATGGCGGCCACGATCGCGGTCGGCAAGGTTAGCCGGGAAGCGCAAAAGTTAATTAGAGTGGCAAAGCAGGCGCTGGCTTTAGGCATAAAAGAAGTTAGGCCGGGCAATAGCTTGAACAATATCGGCAAAGCGATTGAGCGATATGTTAAGGCTAATAATTTTTCCATAGTGCGCGATTTAGTCGGCCATGGCGTCGGTTATGATTTGCACGAAGATCCGCAGATACCTAATTTTGATTTGGACTATAATAAAAAAATAATTTTAAAACCGGGCATGGTTTTAGCCATTGAGCCCATGGTTAACGCCGGTGATTGGCGCGTTAAAGAAGGGGAAGACGGCCTGACGATTTTAACGGCTGACGGCAGTTTAAGCGCGCAATTTGAGCATACGGTTTTAGTGACCGAACAAGGCTATGAGATATTAACAAAATATGAGTAATAAATTAACGAAAATATATTTAGGCATTGATTGGGGCGAAAAGCGCATTGGTTTGGCCTTGGCCGACGGCGAAACTAAGCTGGCTACGCCGTTTAAGACCGTGGCGAACGCGGAAGAAGTGGCTCGGGCGGTGGAAAGCGAGCGAATAGATATAGTGGTCGTTGGCCGGCCGGTGCGGATTATTAATTATGAGTTAGAAATTACAAATAAAAAGTATAATGAATTTATTGATAATTTAAAGAAAAAAATAAATGTACCGGTTGAATTAGTGGACGAAAGATTGTCCAGCAAAGCGGCGGACGCTTTGCCTGGCGATAAAAAAACCAAATCAAGTCGAGACGAAATAGCGGCGATGCTAATTTTGCAAAGTTATTTGGATAAAATTTAGAAAATAGTGTTAATATATACAGATAAAGTCAGTTAAAATTAATGATTTTTTTCGTTGCGCCTGCCTGCCGGCAGGCAGGGAACTCGCTGCGCTCAGACAGTCCTCACTTCAAAAAATAATTAATTTTAACTGACTTTTTATAAATATATGGAAGAAACTTTTAATATAAAAGCGATAATTTTAAATCGCAAGCCGTTTTCCGAAGACGGCTCAAAGGTTACGGTTTATTCTGAAAATCTAGGCAAGCTTGAATTAGTGGCGCGGGGGACAAAAAAAATAAAATCAAAAATGGCCGGCCATTTAGAGCCGATCGGCTTAGTTGAAATTATGGTGGTTCGCGGCAAGCGGTATAATTACATCGGCGCCGCTGTTAGCGAGGATTGCTACGCGAAGATAAAAAATGATTTTGCTAAAATAAAAGCCGCGGGCGAAGCCATAAAAGTTTTTAATTTAATCGTTAAAACAGGCGAGAGCGATCCGGATATTTTTTATCTGTTAAAAAGCTATTTTGATTTTTTGAATAATGCCGGCGTTAAGGCGGATTATGATTTATTAGCTCAATTGTTTATTTTTAAATTATTAATTAAGCTGGGGCATAAGCCGGAGCTATATAATTGCGTTAATTGCCGCAAAAAAATTCCGCCGTTAGGCAATAAATTTGATTTAGCTAAAGGCGGCTTGGCTTGCGCTAAATGCCTGCCTGAATTGGGGAGAGCCCACCAGTTGGCTATTTCAGAAAATTCCATCAAGATATTAAGGCTGGCGGATAAGAGCGATTTTAAAGAGTTGGAAAAAATCAGCCTAGATGGCAATATAAAAAAAGAAGTTATAAATATTATCAGTTTATTTTTTAAATATAGTTTTTAATAATATTAAGGAGCTTTAAGGTTGCTATGGCTATTTAGCTCTTTTTTCTTGCTTAAATTAAAAAAATAAGCTAATATTGAAGAATAACAAGGTTAGCCATGAACTAATTAATTTTTATTTTTTATCTAATATTAGATAAATTTTTATGCTTAGAACTCATACTTGCGGCGAATTAACTAAAAAAAACGCCGGCCAGGCCGTTGAGCTTGCCGGCTGGGTGCATAGCCGGCGCGATCATGGCGGTTTGATTTTTATCGATCTTCGAGACCGCTATGGTTTAACGCAATTGACTTTTGACCCGAAAATAAGCGAAGAGGCTTTAGTCGAGGCTGATAAATTGCGCCACGAATGGGTAATTAAAATAAAAGGCAAAGTCGCGCTTCGGCCGGATGACATGATAAATAAAAAACTGCCGACCGGAGAAATTGAGATTGAATGCGAGGCAATAGAAATTTTATCAAGATCAAAAACTCCGCCTTTTGAATTAAACGAAGAAAAAGCGGATGACGCTAACGAAGCTTTGCGCTTAAAATACCGCTTTGTTGATTTAAGAAGATCAAAACTGCAGTCCATGCTGAAAATTAAAGATGAGTTTTTCCGGCATATCAGAAAATATTTTCAAGCCAATGATTTTATTGAAATACAAACTCCGATTTTAGCCAATTCTTCGCCTGAAGGCGCGCGCGATTTTTTAGTGCCGTCGCGATTTTATCCCGGAAAATTTTACGCCCTGCCCCAGGCGCCGCAGCAATTCAAGCAGCTTTTAATGGTCGGCGGGCTGGATAAATATTTTCAAATCGCGCCTTGTTTCCGCGACGAGGATCCGCGCCTGGACCGCCATTACGGTGAGTTTTACCAATTGGACATGGAAATGAGCTTTGTTGAGCAGGACGATGTTTTAAAAATAATGGAGCCGTTGATGAAAGAGCTGACGGAAAAGTTTAGCGCTAAAAAATTGGTTGGGCTGGAAAAGAGCGGCAGATTTAGAGAGATACCATGGAAACAGGCCATGGAAAAATACGGCACGGACAAGCCGGATTTAAGGTTTGAGCTGGAAATTAAGCCGATTACCGAGCTGGTAAAAGGCTGCGGTTTTAGCGTTTTCGCTAATGCTGTAAAAGATAAAGGCGTAGTCCATGCTTTAAAAATTGACGGCGCGGCAAAATTCAGCCGTAAAGAAATTGACGAATTAACGGAAATCGCTAAAACTAAGGATGCTAAAGGCCTGGCTTATATTGTGATTAAAGATAAGGGAGAATTGCAGTCGCCAATTGTGAAATTTTTAGGCGATGAATTGGCGGGAAAGATTGTTGAATATCTTGGCGCTAAAGCCGGGGATATAATATTTTTTGGCGCTGATAGCTGGAAAACCGTTTGTTTAAGCTTGGGCGCGGTTAGAAATGAGTGCGCTCTTAAACTTGGCTTAAAGGATAATAAGAAAGCCGCTTGGTGCTGGGTGGTTGATTTTCCCATGTATGATTATTCGGAAATTGAAGATGGGCGGGTTGATTTCGGGCATAATCCTTTTTCTATGCCCCAAGGCGGCTTGGAGGCGCTGCGAAACAAGAATCCGCTGGAAATTTTAGCCCAGCAATTTGATTTGGTTTTAAACGGCTTTGAAGCGTCTTCGGGCGCGATAAGAAATCATAAGCCGGAAATTATGTATAAAGCATTTCAAATCGCCGGCTACACCAAAGAAGAAGTGGATAATAAATTCGGCGCCATGATCAGGGCTTTCGCGTACGGGGCTCCGCCGCATGGCGGCAACGCGCCGGGCGTTGACCGCATCTTAATGGTGCTTTTAGATTTGGATTCAATCCGCGATATTTACGCTTTCCCTAAAGACGGCAAAGGGCGGGATGTTATGATGGATTCGCCAAGCGAAGTCGGAAGCAAGCAATTGAAAGAGCTTAATATAAAAGTTGATATAGAATAAAATTTATGCGGTTATCAAAACTGCAAAAATTTATTTTAGAAAAGTGCCATAATTTTAAGGCCTCGTCGCCGGCTGAATTTTACGATTTTTACTTATCAGCGCGGGCGGGCAAGAAAGCCGTTAAAAGTAAAAAGTTAATTCAGGACATAATTCGTAAAAGTTTGGACTCGCTCGTTGCCGGCGACCTGCTTACGGCTATTGGCAAAAAGACGGCTAAAAAATGGTTTATTCATAAAGTTAAATTAACTAATATTGGCAAAAAAATAGCCAATTTAATAATTAAAAACCGGCAAAGAAAATTGCCGATTAAATAAAAAATTTATGGAAAAACAACAAAATGCCAAGTTCGCGTTTTTTTACCTGCTGTCGCTCGTGGCCTTGGTTTTTACGGCCGTTTCCACAGGTATGATAATTTTTCAGATTATTAATAAAACCATAGCGGATGATTTAAGCCTGGCGCCGGGCGGTTTTACCCAGGACGCCTTAAGGTTCGCCATTTCCGCCATTATTATCGCGGCGCCGATTTTTTTCGTCATGATGCGCCTCATAAATAAAAATCTTTTGTCGGGAAAAATGGAAAAAGAATCCGGCGTCAGAAAATGGCTGACCTATTTTATTTTGTTCGTATCGGCCGTTGTCATGATCGGCTGGTTTATCGCCACGGTCGGCAGTTTCTTAAACGGCGAACTGACCACGAAGTTTATTTTAAAATCCCTGACTTCAATTTTAATTTCCGCCCTGATTTTCAGCTATTATCTTTATGACATCAAGCGCGAAGACGTCAGCAAAAATAATGATGTCATCAGAATTTATTTTTACGGCTCAATGGCCATCGCGGCCATCGCGCTGATAGCCGCTTTTTTCTTTATTGATTCGCCTTTAAAAGTCAGGGACCAAAAATTTGATCAGGCGATTATAAATAAATTCAGCCAGATTGATAATGCTATTAACGCTTATTACGGCGAAAATAAAAAATTGCCGGCCGACTTAAACGCTTTGGTTAACGGCGGCTCAACTTATTATATTTTATTAAGCGACATAACCGATCCGGCGACTGGTAAAGTGCTTAATTATAATGTTAAGGGCAAAGACGCCTACGAACTTTGCGCCACTTTTAAGACGGAAAATAAAACCCAGGCCAACGATAAATCGTATTACGTAGATACGCGCTGGCTGCATAACGCCGGCTACCAATGCTTAAAGCAAAGGGTGGTTATATTGGATAATACTAAAGGCGAGCCTACGTCCGTGCCGGTAAGATAAGAAGGTGTTGACATTAGCTAAAAAAAGCTGTTAAATTAACTGAAATAAGCCTAAGGAGAAATCCTTAGGCTTATTTATAATTAGTATTGTCATTGCGGGCTCCCGCCCGCCTCGTTGGTCTTTAACAACTTGAGAATTATTTAAAGAGTTTATAATTATAAACAATTTAAGATTATAGGGAGATGAAATGTCTGGAAAAGGGAGAAAAAGGAGGAAATCGATGGCAAATGTAGGCGGGCGTGTAAGAGGGTGTTATAGAATTCCCGGGTATGGATCATGCGTTAAACAAATGCACAGTTCGCATAATGGCAAATGTAGACATTGCCGTGCGCCAGTAGTGAGGAATGAGAGGATTAAAGTGTTCGGATTATAAACAACTTTAAAGATAAAAGGAGGTATAATGGCATGTCCAATATATTTTAATTGTTGCGGGTGTTCTTGCGCTTGCCCAGCCTTTCCGTTAATGGCAGAGGATTTGCGAAAACTAAAAAATGAAAACAGGGAAATTTACGAAGGGATACTTTCTTTGAGGGGCATTCTTATTTATTGCGCCAGAGACGCGATTTATAAGTTTGTTCAAATATCTTAAGAATAAAGAAAGGAGGCGAAATTGAGGCCTAAAAAAGGTAAAAATGGAAATGGCCGATATCTAGGACGGCCGAGCGGCTGCGACAATATTCCCGGTGAGCCGGCATGTTTAGAACAGCTTAATGGACCAAAAAACAGCCAGTGTCAGAATTGCTGGGCGCTGGAAGTTTCGGCGACTAAAATCAGAATTTTTGGAAAGAAATACTAATTTTAAAAGGGAAGGGAGAATGAATAATGGAGAAGAAGGATAGCTTACCTGCAATGGAAGTAAAACATG is from Patescibacteria group bacterium and encodes:
- the map gene encoding type I methionyl aminopeptidase encodes the protein MITIKKDNEIELLRQGGKILGQILKQLMAEVRPGVSTGHLEQMADFLIKKAGGRPSFKGFKSDKDDKPYPTVLCACINNEVVHAPSLPPKELKSGDIINIDIGMEFPFYPKVLSGKAVKKGYYTDMAATIAVGKVSREAQKLIRVAKQALALGIKEVRPGNSLNNIGKAIERYVKANNFSIVRDLVGHGVGYDLHEDPQIPNFDLDYNKKIILKPGMVLAIEPMVNAGDWRVKEGEDGLTILTADGSLSAQFEHTVLVTEQGYEILTKYE
- a CDS encoding nucleoside monophosphate kinase, which produces MSKKIIIFFGPPGSGKGTQAEMLAKITDWKKISTGDLFRAEIAAGTKLGKLADKYIKAGKLAPDKVTIKLVEQGLKQKASGFIFDGFPRNRRQLKDLLVVFKKALKKNDQVYAIEVAVGDKEVRERLSQRRLCACGKVYHLVYNPPINAGVCDICGGKLFIRNDDKPKVIAGRLKLYHNESEPALDYWQKQGKLIKIDGEQAIKKIHEEIAGKLKELKLL
- the ruvX gene encoding Holliday junction resolvase RuvX; amino-acid sequence: MSNKLTKIYLGIDWGEKRIGLALADGETKLATPFKTVANAEEVARAVESERIDIVVVGRPVRIINYELEITNKKYNEFIDNLKKKINVPVELVDERLSSKAADALPGDKKTKSSRDEIAAMLILQSYLDKI
- the aspS gene encoding aspartate--tRNA ligase, with amino-acid sequence MLRTHTCGELTKKNAGQAVELAGWVHSRRDHGGLIFIDLRDRYGLTQLTFDPKISEEALVEADKLRHEWVIKIKGKVALRPDDMINKKLPTGEIEIECEAIEILSRSKTPPFELNEEKADDANEALRLKYRFVDLRRSKLQSMLKIKDEFFRHIRKYFQANDFIEIQTPILANSSPEGARDFLVPSRFYPGKFYALPQAPQQFKQLLMVGGLDKYFQIAPCFRDEDPRLDRHYGEFYQLDMEMSFVEQDDVLKIMEPLMKELTEKFSAKKLVGLEKSGRFREIPWKQAMEKYGTDKPDLRFELEIKPITELVKGCGFSVFANAVKDKGVVHALKIDGAAKFSRKEIDELTEIAKTKDAKGLAYIVIKDKGELQSPIVKFLGDELAGKIVEYLGAKAGDIIFFGADSWKTVCLSLGAVRNECALKLGLKDNKKAAWCWVVDFPMYDYSEIEDGRVDFGHNPFSMPQGGLEALRNKNPLEILAQQFDLVLNGFEASSGAIRNHKPEIMYKAFQIAGYTKEEVDNKFGAMIRAFAYGAPPHGGNAPGVDRILMVLLDLDSIRDIYAFPKDGKGRDVMMDSPSEVGSKQLKELNIKVDIE
- a CDS encoding DUF5671 domain-containing protein encodes the protein MEKQQNAKFAFFYLLSLVALVFTAVSTGMIIFQIINKTIADDLSLAPGGFTQDALRFAISAIIIAAPIFFVMMRLINKNLLSGKMEKESGVRKWLTYFILFVSAVVMIGWFIATVGSFLNGELTTKFILKSLTSILISALIFSYYLYDIKREDVSKNNDVIRIYFYGSMAIAAIALIAAFFFIDSPLKVRDQKFDQAIINKFSQIDNAINAYYGENKKLPADLNALVNGGSTYYILLSDITDPATGKVLNYNVKGKDAYELCATFKTENKTQANDKSYYVDTRWLHNAGYQCLKQRVVILDNTKGEPTSVPVR
- the secY gene encoding preprotein translocase subunit SecY, whose translation is MYDKLIQIWKARDLRYSILFVLGMLAIFRLAAHIPVPGVDTQALKDFFASNQILGLMNIFAGGGMTNFSIVMMGVGPYITSSIIFQLLAMIIPKLEEMNKEEAGRQKVNMWTRWMTVPLAVLEAYGMITLLRRSSHLILGDISPFDLFAMIMTVAAGTVFLMWLGELMTEKKVGNGISLLIFAGIVSGLLQTAQQVIVTFDPSKLYVILGFLAIAIITVVGVVVVNEGQRNVPVQYARQIRGNRMFGGTSTHLPLRVNMAGVIPIIFAISVVIFPPMIAQFFIHARTAFIASAAQWTIGFFQNQLVYAILYFLLVFAFTYFYTEVIFHPTQIAENLQKQGGFIPGIRPGRHTSEYLANTTHKIIFVGALFLGIIAILPLILRYFTGIQSLTIGGTSLLIVVSVVIETVKQIESQLTMREYEGM
- the recO gene encoding DNA repair protein RecO → MEETFNIKAIILNRKPFSEDGSKVTVYSENLGKLELVARGTKKIKSKMAGHLEPIGLVEIMVVRGKRYNYIGAAVSEDCYAKIKNDFAKIKAAGEAIKVFNLIVKTGESDPDIFYLLKSYFDFLNNAGVKADYDLLAQLFIFKLLIKLGHKPELYNCVNCRKKIPPLGNKFDLAKGGLACAKCLPELGRAHQLAISENSIKILRLADKSDFKELEKISLDGNIKKEVINIISLFFKYSF